Proteins co-encoded in one Marmota flaviventris isolate mMarFla1 chromosome 9, mMarFla1.hap1, whole genome shotgun sequence genomic window:
- the LOC139706832 gene encoding interferon-induced transmembrane protein 1-like, with amino-acid sequence MNQAPHTVSMYPNAGRPTHYEKFQEEHEVAVLGAPQGSAPMTTTVINMPRDISVPDHVVWSLFNTLFMNFCCLGFIAFAYSVKSRDRKMVGDITGAQAFASTAKCLNIWALIFNIILTIGAIVILIIFSAAIVQAISQMINHPGGF; translated from the exons ATGAACCAGGCTCCGCACACCGTCTCGATGTACCCCAATGCTGGGCGCCCCACACACTATGAGAAGTTCCAGGAGGAACACGAGGTGGCCGTGCTGGGGGCACCCCAGGGCTCAGCTCCCATGACAACCACCGTGATCAACATGCCCAGAGACATCTCTGTGCCCGACCATGTGGTCTGGTCCCTGTTCAACACGCTCTTCATGAACTTCTGCTGCCTGGGCTTCATAGCCTTCGCCTACTCCGTGAAG TCTAGGGACAGGAAGATGGTGGGTGACATAACTGGGGCCCAGGCCTTCGCCTCCACTGCCAAGTGCCTGAACATCTGGGCCCTGATCTTCAACATCATCCTGACCATCGGCGCCATCGTGATTCTCATCATCTTCTCGGCAGCGATTGTCCAGGCTATTTCACAGATGATAAACCATCCTGGGGGCTTCTAG